The genomic region AAGTAAAGAATGAAGAGTTCGGGCCTTTTTCCAGTTTTCACTCTTCAATTTTCGTTCTTTCCCTATGTGCTTTTAGGCGTCGGCATTGGCGGTAACTAACGTCAGCAGGGGGCCGACCTGCTCCTGGCCACTCACCGCCAGGTCGCTATGGCAGAGCACGACGCGATCGCTGACTCGCCCCAGCAAGTCGCGCACAATGCGCTCCGGGCGATCGCGGTGCAGCGTTTCAATGTCTTCGGTAGTCCAGGGGCGGCCCCGGTACGACCCCAAAAAGATCGGGTAGCCAAACAGCAGATTGTCGGTACCGGCCAGCCAGCGGGGCGACCCGGCGTCGATCCAGAAGTGCCAGTGGTGGCGCAGGCGCTGCAGGCGATACTGGTACACCGTGGCGATGGTGATCACCGCCGCCGATTCCACCGGGTAGGGGTTGGCGGTCACGGTGCCCTGGCGCAGCAGCAAAATAAACCGCTCCAGGGAGTTTTTCAGAGGCTCGGTGGATTTTTTATCTGGCCTTGGGGCCACCTGGCGCAGGCGTTCTTCCACCGCCCAGTAGTGCTGGGCGGTTTCCATCAGCTCGCGCAGGGCGGCGAGTTGGTCGGCGGGCAGGTGGCTGCCGCCCCAGTAAAACGCCTGAATGGCGCGATCGAGCACGCTCAGCACCCCTGGGGTCAAGCGCTGCTGGCGCTGCTGGCGCTGCTGCTCAATCCACTGGCGCAGGCGGCTGTAGGCTTCGGTGGCCTTGTAGCCGAGGCGATCCCAGCGTTCGAAGCGCTCTACCGGCAGCAGCTCGGGCTGCTCTAGGCTGGGTTCAAAGCAGTGGTCCACCAGCAGCTCGGCCCGCACCGGGTCAATCTGCACGGCCTCGAACCAGGGGCCGACCTCAGGGGCCTGGGGAATCTGGCTCAGCACCACCAGCATTTCGGCCACCTCTTCGGCAGTGGCCAGCCGCCCCAAACCGGGATACACAAAGGTGAGCAGGGTGAGCAGCGATCGCACCAGCGGCGAGTGAATCACCGGCCGCTGGTCGCTGAGGGAGGCCACGGGCAGCCCCCGATCGCTGAGAATTTCGGCCAGGGTGTAGCGGGCGATCGCATCGAGCCCCGGCCCAATAATTGCTATGTCCTGGGGAGCCACCTGCCCCTGGCTGACCGCCTTGACCACGCACTCCGCCGTCTGGCGCAGCAGCTCCCCCCGCGACACCGTTTGCAGGGTTTCGAAGCAGGGCAGCGGTTCGGGCAGCGCCAGGGGATCCATCACCCATTTCACCACCTGGTCGCCCCAGTGGTAGGCCAGGGAATCGGTCGCCGGGGTGGTCTGCTCGGTCACCTGGCACTGATCCCGCAGCTGCTCCAGGGCGTCAGGGTCGGCCCCCAGCCCCATCCGCACCTTGCCGTGACGGTTCCAGGTGAGGGCCACAGGCCGCCCGGCATTGATGAACACCTGAATCCACTGAGCGGCGATCGCCGGATATTCATCTAGATCATCCGCCAGCAGGCCCCCGTAGCGGGCCAGCAGCTTCTCCTGGTAGAGGGGGTGGGGCAGCAAATGCCGCCAGTACAGCTCGGTCATCACCCCGTAGGTGAGCAGCCCCCGCGCCAGGCACCAGCTGCGCCAGTCCACCAGCGCTTCTCCCATGGCCCGCCACACCGGGGCTGGGGCAAACCCCGGGGGAATGCCCTCCGGCAGCAGCACCGGCAAATCCTCCACTGGAATGCCCCCAGCGGCGGCCAGCTGCAAAAAGTCGAGGGCTCGCCGCACAGTCTGCGCTTCGAGCCAGCCCTCCACCGCCAGGGTGCCGTCGAGAATCTCCTGCCGCCACTGGCTGGCGGCTAGCTCCTGCTCATTTTCAGGCCGCAGCCGCAGCGGAAACTGGGGCGACAGGCCCAGCTCGGCCACCAGCAGCGGCCAAAACAGGGTCACCTCGTCCTGAATAAAACCGTTGGGGGTAGTCGTGACCGCCGTCACGCCGGGGGCCACATCCCCCATTCGCGCCGCCAGCCGCAGACGATTGTCGCCGTTGGCCGCAAAAATCAAGGGGCTCTGGCCGAGTTCTAAAGCCTGGGCAATGTCGGAACGGATATCCGTTGCACGGTTCCCGAACGCCGCACCAGCCACCCCATCGGGGCGCAGCTGTTCAAGCAGCCAGGTGGTCTTGCCGCTGCCGGTTACACCCTCCAGCCATTGGGGCGAGTTTGCCATGGCAACCTGAAGTAGACATCACTCTGCCCACTCTACCCTGGGAATTCTGGGTGCAGAACAGCGGAGGCCGAGACTCACCTCGGGGGTTGAACAGAGTCTCAGGGTGAACAGAGTTTTAGGGTGAACAGCCTAAGAGACCGAGACTGCCACCACCAGGAGACCGGCCACCAGAGCTAGGGCAAGCCCGCCCAAAATTACGTAGTTGCGCTTTTGGGCAGCGTTGGGGGGCTCAGCCTCGTACATCTTGGGCTCGTTGGCAAAATTATTGAGGCGACCGCCGTCTTCGGTGGTGTAAGGCATAGCTATAAATCCTTCTTAAAACTTGACTAACCTTAAAAGAAGGTTACCTGAATACCGCATCCCTGGATACCCCGAGCCAGCCGCTGGGGATCGCTGCCCTGGTGCTACCCCCCCGTTGCCAGGGGCTGGCGCGGCACCAGGGCTAAGGGCAGCGGTTGCCCCACGGTCGGGGCGAGCACGCGGGTTGACAGACCCCTGGCGGCGATCGCCGCCTGTAAGCCCTGGGGATTGCCCCGCGTTTTGAGCCAGTTGATCAGCACTCCGCTATAGGTGACTTCGCCCGCATCAGCGGTGGGCAGCACCACCTGGGGCCGCAGCCACTCCACTAGCTCTAACGCCCCCTGCTGACCCCGAATAATGGGCCCCACCAGGGGCAACGCCAGATCGATCACCGGGGTAATCACCACATCCACGGGCCCTTCCTGCTTGAGTTCGGGCCGGTGAAAGCCGTGGGGCTCGTAGAACAGAGAGGCCCCAGCCGCGCTGGGGGAAACATCCCGCAGCAGGTAGCCGTTTTCTACCACCAGCGGCCCCACTGGGGCACCGGGGAGGGCTTTAATCGTCACTCGCTG from Nodosilinea sp. PGN35 harbors:
- the psb34 gene encoding photosystem II assembly protein Psb34: MPYTTEDGGRLNNFANEPKMYEAEPPNAAQKRNYVILGGLALALVAGLLVVAVSVS
- a CDS encoding MBL fold metallo-hydrolase; protein product: MEVTWLDSNSWLMVVGEQRILVDPWLVGELVFGQQTWLFKGEQSQARPLPEAIDLILLSQGLEDHAHPPTLAALDRTIPVVGSPRAAKVAEGLGYSQVTALSHGETFTLNQRVTIKALPGAPVGPLVVENGYLLRDVSPSAAGASLFYEPHGFHRPELKQEGPVDVVITPVIDLALPLVGPIIRGQQGALELVEWLRPQVVLPTADAGEVTYSGVLINWLKTRGNPQGLQAAIAARGLSTRVLAPTVGQPLPLALVPRQPLATGG